The DNA sequence ATACCTTCTAATGACTCCCCACTCGATACGAGTCAATCTAGGAACATGACCCAGTCCAACATGGTCCAAGTACTCCACGAACTCCCTCTTTGAAAACCATGGGTAATCGATGGCACTATAAAACCATTCAAAAGTGCACCATCTCCGTGCTTGATGTGAAGACAGGCAGTTAATAAGCTTTCCCTACAATAATCCAAAATAAATTGGCATCTTTCCTAATTAAAGATTATGAATCAATTAGTACTATTGTATAAAAAGGAATATAATTAACCTTGGGACTAGAGGAACTATTCTGGACCGAAGCACAGGATTTATTATGCTGACTACTGAAAATATTTCCAGACACCACTGGATCTCCTTCTGCCATTGGTTTTGGTTTTCCCATTTTTCTTCTAGGCCTTCCTTTGTTTACTTGACCGACTTGGTTAGCAGATGAAACCTTTATGGGAGATGAAGTTGAATCATCCCCTTCTCTTTTGTCATTACCACTTGAAGACATCTTTCCCGGGGATTTAACTACCTTTGGTTGTCTTGGATATGTTGTAGAAACAGATGATCGCTTACCTTTAACCATTGATTTCTTGACCTCATCAGTATCCTATAATGAAGATAATGTTCGGGTATGATAAGTAGATACATGAAAATGGTAGAGAGGACAGTTTTGGGAGATCAAGGAAATTTCATAGATTTATACAAAATGAAATACAGAAATGAAAACTTCAGAAGCAAAACGGAAAAGTAAGCAACTAGAATACATGTGTGTAGAATACAGTGTGTGAAATATGAGAGACTTTTAAGATGTAATAAAACCACTCACCTAACATCTTAAGCATTTGGGCAAAGTCTTGACAATGGTATAATATTATCTAATAACTATGTACCTTGGTTAATCacccaaaaaatatatatatgtacctTGATTTTCTGGGAGCCACTGAGGTGAGAATCAGTATGTGTTTCATCATTCTGCATCAAACAAGTTACTTCTTAGTGCATACCATATATATAAACATACACAAAATACAGAGAAAGTCATAAACCATAAATTTTGAAACTGAATTCCGGAAATTAAGTTCACACGTTTAGGCTAAAAGATTTCTGTTTCCTTTTCCTGATTCCTGCATTAAGCTGGTTCACACCCTCCCCTTCAGGAATAGCAGCTCCGTCAGAGAAGATCTTGCCTAATGCACTTGAAGCAGTTCTTTCAATCTTAGTTGCCTTATGCATTTTCACTTTAGACTCCTCAACATCATGGTTTCCTTCTCTGACCTGTGCTGATGACTCTGAGGCCAAAAATAATAGAACATGAAAAGATTTTATGCCATATATTTCAACAGACCAACAGTTGAGCATGGATGATACATTCTGAGAGAAATTTCTCATGGGAAGAGATTGGTTGCTGAAAAGCCAGAAGTGGTCTTGAATTAAAATGATAGGATAGTTGGTTCGAAAAATAGCAAGCAGGATGAGAGAAAACTAGTTACTGTAATCAGTAACGTGTCAGAAAATCTTTGTTTGCAAGACTCTTCTGGTGGCAGATGAGATCTTTATTTGTGAACTCCCATGAAAAGAagtcttttcaaatttaaattggtATCTAATGTCTGGAAATCAAACCAAATGGCTAGAGAGACCATTTAATATCGGGCAAGGTTATTGGAAACCCGAGAATTGTGCATCAGAAGGGAGGATCAGGACTGGGGTATATAACCAGTTTCATGTCAATGCAAGTTAATTGTTTGTTCCGAATGACTTATGGGAGAAGGAAAATTATAAATGGAATTAGATTAAAATGTCAGAAATCTTAAGATGTCTTACCACTGTCAGCATTCGTAACAGGCATCATCAAAGACAGATCAGCCAAAGTTTTCAGAGCATCAAAAGCCGAAGCTTCATCTACAAAAGAGAAGTGGGAAAGGGATATGGATGCATTAGTAACTTAGTAACTTCTGTACTTCATTTTACAAAGTTGAAGTCCATGAAATggtaaaaggaaaaaagaaaaggatatgCTAAATACTTAAGTCGtaaatcatttttctttttcaaatttgaaacaAAAACCCCCTTGGTTATAAAGTAGGAAACAATACAAATTATTAATTAGATGAAGAGAGTTAACTTTCTACCTTTCTCAACCTGTAGTTTTTTACTTCTCTTCTTTGAACCCTTGTAAGAAGAGGGACTTGGATTCTTTGCATTTGCAAAATCAGTgctaaaatttgatttgataaaattcagatttttaccaTCATCTGTCCCACTTGAGGCTTCCTTTATCTCATCCAAATGCATGTTTAAACTTTCCTCAGGTTCTAAATTGTTCCCAGTGTGTTTTACTCTCTTTTCTCGACTCCTTCCTTTTCCAGTGTTTTCCCTACTTGTCCAATTAACTGTTTTTCTATTATAATCTCCATTGTCTCCTTCTGTGCTTCCTAAACTCAATTCAGAACTACCCCCATCCAAATCAGAACTGCAAAACTTGGATCCAGCTATTTCTGATTTAACCTGTGGACAACCATAACTACCTAGACTAAGTTTTCTGAGAGAAATAACAAAAGACCACTTAAGTCGTCATAGGAGTAACTTGTTACCTTCTTCCCACTTTTCTTACTAGGTGATGGCGCTGCTCTCTTGTTTGGAGACGCAGAAATTTTTGAGGAGCCACCTCTTTGTGAAGCCTCGGCCAATGCTAATGCAATCTTATGAGTAACATCATTAGTATCAACCATTTGTTTGCGCCCCTGTCTGGCAGATGAAAATAACTTCTCTGCATTATCTTTACCAATGGAATGTGAAATAGGTACTCGAGGAGTCCGTTTTCTGACAGCATGAGGAGTAAGCCCTGAAACGATCTCAGAAAATAAAATGGTAAGATCATTACAGATTTTATTCAAGAGAAATctagatatatttttttctaaaaaaaaaattccaaagataAGTAACAATAATCCCTTAATGCAACAATTAATGagtttttttttaaaggaaacacatgtaaattaaaatacaataaagAGGAAATAACATTGGCATGTGCTTGACATATTAACCCACCAGAATTCCTAGTCTTCAACAGCGACAAGCAACCATCACCTGATGCAACAGATTGTGATTGAGAATGATCTGAAAAGGGTCCCTCTAATGTTTTATGGTCATTCATTTGTTTTCTTCGCAAACGTTTTTGAGACCTTTTAGATACTTCTGCATCTTCATTGCTCTCCTTTTCACTGTCACTTCCTCCCTGACAATGAAATTACATATATTTTCATTTCTTATAACTAAATTTCCATAAGTTGGTTCTGTTACAAATTGTAATACTAATTCAAACCAAAAGAATGTAACAGGAGGGGAATCTTTAATATCACAGTTGGACGGGAAAACAACTTGCAATTGGACGGTAATGTAGCAAAAATAGGAATGCCAGTGTAAATGTTAAAGAAAATGTGCCAAAAGTTTAAATTTATTCTTACCAGTACACTATAATGATCCGTCATCATTGCTATCAGTCCAACAACAGAAGCAGTGCCCTCTGGAAGAGATAAGTATGCCTAAAAATAAATCCAAAGAATAACATGTTTTACGAACAATAGGCCACTCTTACTAATATCCATTCTACTAGAAATGTAACCCTTAACAAAATGAAAACAATCATGGTGTATACCAGATCATACAAAAACAACACCATAAGTAGTATATTTTTGGTCATCCATGGCAATGAGGTTTGAATCCCTCGCTTCATGTATACTAGCTAACCCTGTCACCACTAGAGTACTAGATCACTCCTAATGGCTTACAAAGGTGGTATTTAAAAGTATAAGAATACAAAATTGCTAAAATCACTTTAAGACCTCTACACatgttttagaattttttttcttcatgAATAGTGAATAAATGGAGTATCCAACTCAGTAATATGAATAAAGTAATTGCGATGTTCAAACTTATGCAGCATTTACCCTGTTCATTGTGTACAAAGCTTCTACCATTTCCACGGATCTATTACGTACTGCAAGAGAAACCTGCAAACATGGTATAACTGTCACTGAAGGATATTTTCACTAATAACAATGCACAGGGAAGTTGTCATGCATCAAAGATTCACAAAACAGCCTCGATCCTCCAACTTCCCATGGAGTTTTAAGCAACAGTGTTTTCTAGATACATGGTCATTCATAGTAGATAAAAAACCTGATGATGAGAGTTAACTTTTAGCCATTATGTAGGACTAAAAAATATAACTAACCTTCTTCCAGTCTTTTCCATATTTACGGTAAGCTTCATAGAAATGCTCAAGTTCCTCCTTGCTCCATTGTGGCCCTAACATGTCAGCCAATTTTCTCTTCTGCATATCatcaaaatttgaaacaattataaatatgaaaataaaattcatattgaCCAACCAATTGCACCAATCTTTTTGAATTTTGGTCAAAGGGACAAAATGAACATTAAGTAATGGGAAAAATTCTTTCCCTTCTTTTAATTGCATACATGTGTAAGAAAAGAAGTTATTTCCAAAGAAGTTATGAAACATTCACCTTCTGAGTGCCAGGACTTGCCTTCTGCTTATTCTTGCTAGCATTTTCTGCATTTTTATCTTTACTCAAAGCAGCTTCACGAACATTAGGAAACCTCTTATTTACACTTCTGGATTTTTTGGAAGGGGCCATAATCTGAAAATAAGCAGAAGGGCATCAGAGttagaaaatcattttcaaaagaaACTAGGTCTAATGAAGTAACTTGACAAAGATCTCAGCAAAATCTTCACAATGTAAAGCTTCCATACTTGAGGCTCTAAAGTTTGCTCTAGATGACCAAATACTGAAATGGAATCTCGTTTCTCCCTAAATACAACATGGATGAGGAACAAAATCCAGAAGATACACCCTGAAAATCAGCTTACAGCCCTGAAGTCCATTTGTGATTGAATATATGATGCACATTTGACAATACCATCTTCAGCATCACAACAAACACAACATTTTTCTCCCTATATACACTATGTTAGAGGGCAGCAGATTGTACAACGACAAATAAGTTGGACAGAAATATAGTCTTACTATGCAGTTGGATAAAAACAAAACCTGAGATACAAGTATTTAGCAAAAATAATGAATAAGAAAGTTCAAGCTCCTTGCCCTTGTGGGAACTGGAAAATCTACCCACATAGTAACAATGGACGACAGGCCCTTAGCCCAAATTGCATCAAGCTGGTCTTTTATAGAGATTTTTCAAATtccaaaagaagaagcaaatATAAACAGCTCTTAATTTTTTGATTGCATTGCAAGTTTGAAACCTTTTTACCACAAAGGCTAATAGCCTATAAGCGATTGCATTGCAAACTCAACTTTGTTATCACTCCTTTTTCTTAGTTAATTTTCATGAACTTGTTTCCTTATTTTGTATCCCATCGATAACCCAGAAACCAAGTTACAGGCACCCAGATGCAGCCATAGAAGTTGCTCCTTGTCAGTTAAATAAACTACAAACATGCGCTGAAGAGAAAGATTCTTCCAAGGAAGCAAGACAGCATCACATTTAGAAACTTTCACAGTATGCAATCTAATCTCACAGACCCAAACCCATTTCCCCTCTCTGAAGAACGAGAACACAGTTTCTTACTCATTCCTCGATCATCCCGCCAACAAACATAAAATCCATTTGAAACTAAGAATCCCAGTTCAGTACTAAACATAAACGAAAGAATAAGAAATCACAGTTAGAAATAGCCCCAACTAGAAGCAAAGGAAACAATTTTCAGCTCAGTTAAAGTTTGGCAGCTAAGATAAGAAACTAACAAgtagatagaaaaaaaaaacacaaaagggAAAATCAAGTGCATGTGCGGGGAATAAACTCAGAACCCATAACCGAAATTGTAGAAACCTTGAGAATTAATTGATCCAGTTAATTCACTTGCCCCTAAGATAAGACCCAACCCATCCAGCATTTCAGGTTagctcatgaaaaaaaaaatcaaaaccaaacaaAGAATTCAACTACTTTTGCCGAATCAACCCACTCTGATCCGCGGTCTCTAATTAGCAACCACAattcaaaaaaggaaaaaagtaacGCACAATTGAAATTGGGAATTTAAGCAGAAGGAAAAACAATTGTCGTTTTGCGGCAATAGAATGAGCGAGAAGAGAGGAAAAGGAATTGAAGCTCACCGATCGTAGAGAACTGAAATTGCGAATTGAAGGCGTAACAGTGATTCTGTGGAGGGATCTGATTGGAATCTTTAAGAAGAAGATGAAGTCGAGAGTGACAGAGAAAGCATATAATAGAAACAAGAGATGAAGAAGCAAGTAGTAGTTGTAGTTGTTGGTGTTGTGAACAAAATGAAATCGAGGGCATAACCGCGAAACTTTAAAATAATTGGTGCCaagtttcctttctttctttctttcccttcaCACGCTTTAAACTGAGTTAAGTGTTGTGAAGTGAAActgaatttaaattttcaaaaactaacaatgttttttttttttccatttcaatTTGCAACGTATTGACGATTATTTAAATGAATTAGTTAATGTTGTGTACTTTTAACAATTGTATAATTAATACTACTGGTGGTTTATGTTTATATGAAGTTTTAAAGAATTCAGTTGTTTAATATTTGTATGGTCACCATCAAAAGTTGATTGAAGATAAATCTGGTACTATTGTACTGGGTTATTGGGGTTGGGATTGGTTTAACGCACAAATGAGCATTGGTTATTGTTATAGCACATCAATGCATCCCAAAAATCTTCTATATACAGGGTATAGAGTTAAGATTTGCGTTAGAATTTGATATACAGAAGCAGTTCTATAGCTATAGCAGAGAATATAGCAGCGTTCAAATTGAATCACACGCGCATGCAATGTTCAAGGTGAAGACTCAGTTTGTCCTTATgtaaaattgatagttgagaatTATTATATGATGATTTATGATTTAGTTAAATTTGTCTTAGATATAAACTTCACATAAAGATATTTGCAtacaaatttttgtaaaaaaaaaaatttggaggcTAGCAACTTTATTCAATTATGTCTAGCATGTAATcagcaaaaaaaaatgaataatcctatattattagatgaaatttcataccattaaaaatattattgatgactatttgatggttacaaatcacaaaagttgttaGCTCCTAGTACTCCTCTTTTTATAATTGATCAATTATATTGTACATTTGGTGAAAAATGTACCATTGTCTTTCTTTTTATCTAAGTGtgggatttttttttatatggtatTTTTAATTTCATAGGTTAAGAATTAAtccattataaattttatttaagagtttgtcaGTTACTCAATAATTCATTACACACAAAACTAAATTGGAACTCTCAGAAATTTGTTTAGCCAAACAAGTCACCTATCCAATTAGTTAGTCAAAGGTGGGATTTTTTCGCCAAGAGCCCAAGAGAAGTGTGACTGTGTGagattctttttttttcattggttTGGGCCTGTAACTGTTGTAAGCCCAATCTCAACTATAAATTGGGGTGTTAAGTGCTCTTGTTGGACTATTGTTTCTTTCATTTGACGTAAATGCATGGGCATGGTATTTTTAGTGGTTTTTGTTTCACCTAAAACTTTATTTCAGTTTTCtcattgtaaaattaatttttcgtTCCTTCTTGAAATTTAACTTAATTCTACACATATGGAGAAGTGGTAATATAATAGCATTATCATGTAAGaaacaagataataaaatagacaaacaaataaaattgGTAACATTTACTACATCCGAAGGGAGTATAAGTGTATAACTGATTCAAAGGTGCAACAAAATTCAAAGGCATGAAACAGCTCGTCTATCTATCAGTTTATAACAATTTTATGACAAATATATGCTTCCTTTTACAAATAATTGCAACAGAATAAAATGggagaaaatattttagttttgggAGTACAttactattttaaattataaaattttaatttaaaacgcTGATAAATTTAAACGAAATTAGTTTTATATCTACTAAAGATGATTTTTATATAACAAAACTattcaaatattaatttattcATGTTGTGTATATTTATTtacattttgaatttttatgaataaaaataataattttttttcataagtatataatttatttaatttattcatgaataaattttttaacattctaaaatttttataaataaaaatgtatttttttgtcGAATAAAATTTGACATGATGAATGTTAATATGACGTTATTTTCTTACATTATGAATAGCACTTAAGAAATAAATTGACAgcagaaattaaaagaaacagaaattttttaaattttaccaaattagaaaataaaaattaaaaattgattaatttataaagaataaaacttatttaagaaagaaaaatTGCAGTCCAGTATAGGCACGGGCAAAAAATATCTAGCCGACATTTTAAAATGCAAATGGGCCGTTGGATAGTCTAAGATCTAATCTGAGCCGTTGATTCCACACACGCTATTGCCAATTGTCAGCAGCTGACGTTAACAATCCCTGTCGCAGGAGTCACTTCACGCGCCTCAGTGGTGCGTGCGACCCACTTGCCTTTCAGACTTCACACTAGCATTACTGCAACTCCAACTggctttctgtttcattctctttttcttttgggcaaagattttttttagtttgttaaaaattttaaaaatattttaaaattttattttattttaaaagtttttatttatattaaatatactttttattattaatttttaaaaaaaattaggattaatttagtattaattttataagaaaaattattaatataaataaattggagatatttatcatatattattattaaattaattttaaatttttaaaaaaattatctgttaaagatatatttaatacaaattaaaatttttttagacaaaataaaaacaaataaattatatattttatttttttaattgtctttttttattatttcaaaacaacaaaaaacgaagaaaaaattaagatagAAGTGGCCAATGAGTTATAGAAGTGATTGTGGATCAGTTTCAATTTGAATTACATAATTTGttataatttgaattagaattatttaattttatttttaaatttcatgtAATCTGATTTAATAATCTTGCCTTTCGATTTGAGTACAAGTTAAAAAAATCTTCATGGAAAAGCAAGTGGGACGATGAAGTAGAATGGCCAGCTGTCATTTATCAACTGGTAAGACTGTATGTAAgagtcatttttttaaatattttatgaaatAAGCTTTATGTTTCATAAAATAAGTATATCTTTTCATTTCCAAAAAACATTAATAAAGTAGAAAAAACAATAAAGAGTAAATAAAtatcattttataaaatatgattcgAAAATACGGAATGCCTACGGACTACAGTTGCTCCTAGCTAGTATTACTCTctaaattaatttcttaattcaAAGCAtacaatttttgaaacaaaaaaaattttacgcatcaaaattaatcattaaaattaataattatgtattatttgtatataaatattaaataatttaatttatttttaatgtataattatattatgtatatattaaaattagtcactaaaataaaatatatattaaaatataaaatataaaatatataataactaatttaaaaatatatgataattaatttaaatatataaataatatttttataaatatatattttatattgtaatatatattctattttaataattaatttgatatatacctAGCACAAGTTGATTTTTCACTCCTCTGTTTTTCATGGAACTCTGCATGATATCATTGCACggcaacattttatttttttgggggGTATAATTTGCTTAAATTATGTAACATACTATGACCGCTAAGATTACATGTTCCTTGAATTATAAGTTATAGCTGGCAATATCCTAAACAAGAAATTTATCACTAAATCCAGTCACTTGATAAATTAAATACTCATAAAGTTATATGTCTTCTATTTGAATTAGGGTTTTGGTCGTAGCTATTCTTAAGACACTTTAAAGgttataatatgaaaaaaatgtttattaAGAAACATTAAGTTTTTAATAACCTTAAATGTACTGGTTATTCTTTTAAATAAGAAAGTTTATATTTATAATGTGAACGAGTGTCAAAGCTACGTTAACAAAATCTTTGAATTAAGTGACCCTCCCTgtgatctatttttttttttaattattggtgatattttatttaatagaGAAATAAATATAATATGCAGAAGTCaggacaaaaacaaaaaaaaaattttaaatatttatgaacaagtaaaattgtaagaagaaaataacataaaaaagtaaataaaataatttaggatATTATATATAAGACAAAATAAATAGTTTCTGGTTAAACTTAAACAATGTTGCTAGCACTTTTTTTGGAGGCTCTTCGACATGCTTGAAGGCTCGTCGACATCTCTCCTTCCAAATATTTCAAGCTATAATCAAAATCAATTGAGCTCTATGAGAGCTTGTTTCCTGAAGTCTAATTTGTAATATTGAATCCCTCCACCAATTGAAGAACAAGGAACATCTAGGATTTGGAATGAGGTAAGTAAAATGACTCTTCTTCTACATTAGATTAGCGTCTCCACAAAAAAATAAACAGTGCATGAGTGATTCTGGTGTTGACTTGTAGATTGGACAAATTAGCGGAGTGGATGTGAACCGTTGATGGATGGGAAATAAAACAGGAAGCTTACCATGGAGAATTTTTCACGCAAAGAGCAAAATCTTGTGAGAAATTTTCAACTTCCATAAATGGCTCTAAATTGGCCTCTGTTACATGAAGTTCAGATAAAATTCAATGGAAGTATGGTAAAATTGGTAAGCAAACATGTACCCTGATGCAACATCATATATTTTTACTCTATTCATCACCCACTGAATTGTGTCTTCACCTTCTCTCGGAGTTATGGAGAGGATTCGTTGAGTAATTTTTGGAGAAAAAAGATGTGAAAATTAATGCTTGATTCCACTATTTATTTGACAAAAGCAAGTCTTTTACTCATAACAAATGGTAACTATCTGATAGTAGTGTCGCAGATGATGGGATAGTGAAGGGGTAAAGAGGAAGGAGCCATGGTTCACTGAAGATTCGGATATCACCATAACTTGCTTTTCAACTAATGCCTTTCTCTACAACTCACATCCTTTCAAGAATACTTTGCCAACCCCAAGAAGGTAAGGTTCCTACTTCTGCTGTAAGGatagaattaaatataaaatatttaacagACGCAGGGATGATGAACTAATTCGGAAAAGACTTGACAGAGTACTTGTTGATAAATCTTGGTCTCAATTATACTCTTAACCCACAGTCTTTAGACTATCAGAGACAAGTTCTAATCATGCCCTCTCCTTTTGGACACTAACTACTAATCGAAGAGATCAAAGAGGAGATTCAAGTTTCAATCCCGCTGgtgtggtgaagaacaaattCGCAATTTTATCAGCGAGTTTTGAAACTCGGATATAAAAGGTTCAGTAATGTTCAGATTATTTCAGAAGCTTAAATTGGTTAGACACTGGTTCTCTAGCAAAAAAAACAGCCCTACTAATTCTAAAAATGAGATCGTAGAATTTATTAATCTCATAGAACAAAAACGAACATCGGACATCATGGGAGTGGATACATTAAATTACTTGAACTTGAACAACGgcttgaaaaaaatatatttgcacGAGAAATTTTATTGGAAAGACAAATCTATAATTAAATGACAGAAGAAAGGAGATTAAAATACAAACTTCTTCCATCGAAAATTTAAATCTAGagcaagaagaaataaaatatggcATCTGCAGAGAGATAATGGGGATATGGCAATAACCAATGATGATATTGCTAAGGTAGCTGAAGACTACTTTAAGAGTATTTTCACATCTTCCAATCAGGCGGATCTTGAGCATTTTTTCACATACTTCGAACCTAAGGTTACAACTAACATGAACCATAGGCTCAGAAGACATGTTTCTATGAAGGAGGTAAAACGAGCTACTTTTAGTATTCATCCCTCAGAGTGCATCATGAGAGGATGATATGGTGGCTAAATTCTTCCAATTCTACTTAAATATAGTGGGAAAAGACATGTTTCGGgctgtgaaaattttttttgttggaggtagaattttaaaaagttttaaccaCACCAATATCTATCTAATGCCAAAGGTCTCAGATGCGAGCGATATGATTCAAATAAGGTCCATCAGTTTGTCCTCTGTTGTCTACAAAATTATTTCGAAGTTGCTGGTCTATAGACTCCAAGAGTGTATGAACAAGGTAATTAGCTATACTCAAAGTGCATTTTTGAAAAGTAGACTTATTTTTGATAACATTCTTATAGCACACAAATGTATGCACTACCTTAAACAAAAAAGTGAAGCTTGGAATACGAAATGGCACTCAAGCTTAATATGAGTAAAGCCTACGACAGGGTGGAGTGGCATTTTCTATGGTTTATTATGGAGAAGTTGGGCTTTAAATCGAGATTCATTGACTGGATTCGTGAATTGCTGAAAACTGTTTCTTGCTCTGTTATTATGGAAGGttaattttatggttttttttaacCAAATAGAAGTATCTGTCAAGGTGACcctctattctttttttttattattatgtgcAGAAAgactttccttcttgctacacaaagTAGAGCAAAACAGTCTCATTCGAGAAATCCAGATAAACAGAAGATGTCAAATTATAAATCACTTTCTATTTGCCGATGATTCTATTCTATTTGGCAAAATCTCGGAAAATAGTTGT is a window from the Arachis hypogaea cultivar Tifrunner chromosome 1, arahy.Tifrunner.gnm2.J5K5, whole genome shotgun sequence genome containing:
- the LOC112704452 gene encoding protein ALWAYS EARLY 3 isoform X1, whose protein sequence is MPSISFCSQHQQLQLLLASSSLVSIICFLCHSRLHLLLKDSNQIPPQNHCYAFNSQFQFSTIGCIFWILFLIHVVFREKRDSISVFGHLEQTLEPQIMAPSKKSRSVNKRFPNVREAALSKDKNAENASKNKQKASPGTQKKRKLADMLGPQWSKEELEHFYEAYRKYGKDWKKVSLAVRNRSVEMVEALYTMNRAYLSLPEGTASVVGLIAMMTDHYSVLGGSDSEKESNEDAEVSKRSQKRLRRKQMNDHKTLEGPFSDHSQSQSVASGDGCLSLLKTRNSGLTPHAVRKRTPRVPISHSIGKDNAEKLFSSARQGRKQMVDTNDVTHKIALALAEASQRGGSSKISASPNKRAAPSPSKKSGKKVKSEIAGSKFCSSDLDGGSSELSLGSTEGDNGDYNRKTVNWTSRENTGKGRSREKRVKHTGNNLEPEESLNMHLDEIKEASSGTDDGKNLNFIKSNFSTDFANAKNPSPSSYKGSKKRSKKLQVEKDEASAFDALKTLADLSLMMPVTNADSESSAQVREGNHDVEESKVKMHKATKIERTASSALGKIFSDGAAIPEGEGVNQLNAGIRKRKQKSFSLNNDETHTDSHLSGSQKIKDTDEVKKSMVKGKRSSVSTTYPRQPKVVKSPGKMSSSGNDKREGDDSTSSPIKVSSANQVGQVNKGRPRRKMGKPKPMAEGDPVVSGNIFSSQHNKSCASVQNSSSSPKGKLINCLSSHQARRWCTFEWFYSAIDYPWFSKREFVEYLDHVGLGHVPRLTRIEWGVIRSSLGKPRRFSEQFLIEEKQKLNQYRESVRSHYAEVLAGTKEGLPTDLARPLIVGQRVIAIHPKTREIHNGSILTVDHCRCLVQFDQRELGAEFVMDIDCMPMYPFENMPTSMARHHIAHCRINETFNDLRLNGKLKQEIIADHTILSPSETIDTTKGLHILPTKHGSSTLSNQGVSPNSKSQVKAMCNQICNAQQAPSLQPFPFEHVHSKEADISAISELTRALDKKELVMSELKVMNDGVSESQKYGDNSLKDSEPFKRSYASLIKHLTEVNEQVSSALFRLRQRNTYQGSTTELSLKPIANYDDPGGQASSSNCSACHNQESIPLGHIAEIVESSRRKARAMVVQATQAMSIFMKTDSKVEKIEDAINFINNQLSVDDPAAPATNSLPADSIHVTLASQDQLTGNTLNPSVNCHAQDAEFNSSSDQNEMKIPSELISHCLATLLMIQKCTERQFPPADVAQVLDSAVTSLQPFCSKNLPIYGEIQKCMGIIRNQILALIPT
- the LOC112704452 gene encoding protein ALWAYS EARLY 3 isoform X4; this encodes MAPSKKSRSVNKRFPNVREAALSKDKNAENASKNKQKASPGTQKKRKLADMLGPQWSKEELEHFYEAYRKYGKDWKKVSLAVRNRSVEMVEALYTMNRAYLSLPEGTASVVGLIAMMTDHYSVLGGSDSEKESNEDAEVSKRSQKRLRRKQMNDHKTLEGPFSDHSQSQSVASGDGCLSLLKTRNSGLTPHAVRKRTPRVPISHSIGKDNAEKLFSSARQGRKQMVDTNDVTHKIALALAEASQRGGSSKISASPNKRAAPSPSKKSGKKVKSEIAGSKFCSSDLDGGSSELSLGSTEGDNGDYNRKTVNWTSRENTGKGRSREKRVKHTGNNLEPEESLNMHLDEIKEASSGTDDGKNLNFIKSNFSTDFANAKNPSPSSYKGSKKRSKKLQVEKDEASAFDALKTLADLSLMMPVTNADSESSAQVREGNHDVEESKVKMHKATKIERTASSALGKIFSDGAAIPEGEGVNQLNAGIRKRKQKSFSLNNDETHTDSHLSGSQKIKDTDEVKKSMVKGKRSSVSTTYPRQPKVVKSPGKMSSSGNDKREGDDSTSSPIKVSSANQVGQVNKGRPRRKMGKPKPMAEGDPVVSGNIFSSQHNKSCASVQNSSSSPKGKLINCLSSHQARRWCTFEWFYSAIDYPWFSKREFVEYLDHVGLGHVPRLTRIEWGVIRSSLGKPRRFSEQFLIEEKQKLNQYRESVRSHYAEVLAGTKEGLPTDLARPLIVGQRVIAIHPKTREIHNGSILTVDHCRCLVQFDQRELGAEFVMDIDCMPMYPFENMPTSMARHHIAHCRINETFNDLRLNGKLKQEIIADHTILSPSETIDTTKGLHILPTKHGSSTLSNQGVSPNSKSQVKAMCNQICNAQQAPSLQPFPFEHVHSKEADISAISELTRALDKKVMNDGVSESQKYGDNSLKDSEPFKRSYASLIKHLTEVNEQVSSALFRLRQRNTYQGSTTELSLKPIANYDDPGGQASSSNCSACHNQESIPLGHIAEIVESSRRKARAMVVQATQAMSIFMKTDSKVEKIEDAINFINNQLSVDDPAAPATNSLPADSIHVTLASQDQLTGNTLNPSVNCHAQDAEFNSSSDQNEMKIPSELISHCLATLLMIQKCTERQFPPADVAQVLDSAVTSLQPFCSKNLPIYGEIQKCMGIIRNQILALIPT